The Mauremys reevesii isolate NIE-2019 linkage group 1, ASM1616193v1, whole genome shotgun sequence genome has a segment encoding these proteins:
- the ART4 gene encoding ecto-ADP-ribosyltransferase 4 isoform X4, with amino-acid sequence MDMAPDSFDDQYQGCHEQVMEELDRGDYFQKELGNNKNYSSIWEKAKLVWSKKPMALLREMQENHAVALLAYTMNTSLHSDLNWAVSRAGTSPEHYRHSFPFKYLHFYLTTAIQLVRRWESGTTRKKCYQVHRGVKGLYFEAELGTKVRFGRFTSTSLLRKEARRFGNETIFTLKTCLGAVVQRFSHYFSEREVLIPPYEIFQVRNFSRTPSGNQLYLLSVGNYSQYNCQLLKASSSKNCIHIPPIAAFLSCVISAFFYSTRQ; translated from the exons ATGGATATGGCACCAGATTCCTTTGATGACCAGTACCAGGGTTGCCATGAGCAGGTAATGGAAGAACTGGACCGAGGAGACTATTTCCAAAAGGAATTGGGTAATAATAAGAACTATTCCAGCATCTGGGAGAAAGCAAAGCTGGTCTGGTCAAAAAAGCCAATGGCTCTGCTAAGGGAGATGCAGGAGAATCATGCCGTAGCCCTCCTGGCTTACACCATGAACACCTCGCTGCACTCTGATTTGAACTGGGCTGTGTCCAGAGCTGGGACATCCCCAGAGCACTACAGACACAGCTTCCCCTTCAAATACCTCCACTTCTACCTGACTACAGCCATTCAACTGGTGAGGAGATGGGAGAGTGGCACCACAAGAAAAAAGTGCTACCAGGTGCACCGGGGGGTAAAAGGCCTGTATTTTGAGGCTGAGTTGGGCACCAAAGTGCGGTTTGGCCGCTTCACCTCCACTTCACTCCTCCGGAAGGAAGCCCGGAGATTTGGGAATGAAACAATATTCACTCTGAAGACTTGCTTAGGGGCAGTTGTGCAACGCTTCTCCCACTACTTCTCTGAGAGGGAGGTCCTCATCCCACCCTATGAGATATTTCAGGTCAGAAACTTCAGCCGAACACCAAGTGGTAACCAGCTGTATCTGCTTTCTGTGGGAAATTACAGTCAATACAACTGCCAGCTCCTGAAAG CTTCAAGCAGCAAGAACTGTATCCACATTCCTCCAATCGCTGCCTTTCTTTCTTGTGTGATCAGTGCTTTCTTCTACTCCACCAGGCAATGA
- the ART4 gene encoding ecto-ADP-ribosyltransferase 4 isoform X3 has product MTADLLSFLLLLIFSLLRLMRGDKAVSHILMDMAPDSFDDQYQGCHEQVMEELDRGDYFQKELGNNKNYSSIWEKAKLVWSKKPMALLREMQENHAVALLAYTMNTSLHSDLNWAVSRAGTSPEHYRHSFPFKYLHFYLTTAIQLVRRWESGTTRKKCYQVHRGVKGLYFEAELGTKVRFGRFTSTSLLRKEARRFGNETIFTLKTCLGAVVQRFSHYFSEREVLIPPYEIFQVRNFSRTPSGNQLYLLSVGNYSQYNCQLLKASSSKNCIHIPPIAAFLSCVISAFFYSTRQ; this is encoded by the exons GCTGTGTCCCACATTCTCATGGATATGGCACCAGATTCCTTTGATGACCAGTACCAGGGTTGCCATGAGCAGGTAATGGAAGAACTGGACCGAGGAGACTATTTCCAAAAGGAATTGGGTAATAATAAGAACTATTCCAGCATCTGGGAGAAAGCAAAGCTGGTCTGGTCAAAAAAGCCAATGGCTCTGCTAAGGGAGATGCAGGAGAATCATGCCGTAGCCCTCCTGGCTTACACCATGAACACCTCGCTGCACTCTGATTTGAACTGGGCTGTGTCCAGAGCTGGGACATCCCCAGAGCACTACAGACACAGCTTCCCCTTCAAATACCTCCACTTCTACCTGACTACAGCCATTCAACTGGTGAGGAGATGGGAGAGTGGCACCACAAGAAAAAAGTGCTACCAGGTGCACCGGGGGGTAAAAGGCCTGTATTTTGAGGCTGAGTTGGGCACCAAAGTGCGGTTTGGCCGCTTCACCTCCACTTCACTCCTCCGGAAGGAAGCCCGGAGATTTGGGAATGAAACAATATTCACTCTGAAGACTTGCTTAGGGGCAGTTGTGCAACGCTTCTCCCACTACTTCTCTGAGAGGGAGGTCCTCATCCCACCCTATGAGATATTTCAGGTCAGAAACTTCAGCCGAACACCAAGTGGTAACCAGCTGTATCTGCTTTCTGTGGGAAATTACAGTCAATACAACTGCCAGCTCCTGAAAG CTTCAAGCAGCAAGAACTGTATCCACATTCCTCCAATCGCTGCCTTTCTTTCTTGTGTGATCAGTGCTTTCTTCTACTCCACCAGGCAATGA